Proteins from a genomic interval of Paracholeplasma manati:
- the prmC gene encoding peptide chain release factor N(5)-glutamine methyltransferase, translating to MTYKSLLKKAEKRIEETDLETEAAKWLLMHVSNLTPSAFYLAFDHEVDPTVESEFWSGIERYLSYVPIQHIIGYQTFYGYDFIVNEDVLIPRRETEELVEQVLYYYDDHFKGQTIDICDIGTGSGCIAITLAKEEPNLNVVAADISSKALEVARKNNEKLGANVQFFEGDLLSPLKGRIFDIIVSNPPYIPNQEDVAKIVKTHEPNIALFGGDTGMIFYERILKDAKNYLKKPGLIAFEHAFDKRQALFDLAKHYYPTANIIQMKDLSGKDRMTLIEVN from the coding sequence ATGACCTACAAGAGCTTATTAAAAAAAGCTGAGAAACGCATCGAAGAAACCGATCTTGAAACCGAAGCAGCGAAATGGTTATTGATGCACGTCTCGAATCTGACACCATCGGCATTTTATCTCGCCTTTGATCATGAAGTAGACCCAACCGTTGAATCCGAATTTTGGTCAGGCATTGAACGCTATTTATCGTATGTCCCGATTCAACACATCATCGGTTATCAAACCTTTTATGGGTATGATTTCATCGTCAATGAAGATGTCTTAATTCCAAGAAGAGAAACCGAAGAATTGGTTGAACAAGTACTATACTACTATGATGACCATTTTAAAGGTCAAACGATTGATATATGTGATATTGGCACTGGCTCTGGTTGCATCGCCATCACATTGGCCAAAGAAGAACCCAATTTAAACGTGGTTGCTGCTGATATTTCGTCAAAAGCACTTGAAGTAGCTAGAAAGAATAACGAAAAATTAGGGGCGAATGTGCAGTTCTTTGAAGGTGATTTATTATCCCCCCTCAAAGGCAGAATCTTTGATATCATCGTATCCAATCCACCCTATATCCCAAATCAAGAGGATGTGGCTAAAATTGTGAAAACACATGAACCAAATATCGCTTTATTTGGTGGCGATACGGGGATGATTTTCTATGAACGCATATTGAAAGATGCGAAGAACTACCTTAAGAAACCAGGACTCATCGCGTTTGAACATGCCTTTGATAAACGCCAAGCTTTGTTTGATTTAGCGAAACATTATTATCCAACCGCGAACATCATTCAAATGAAGGATTTATCGGGCAAAGATCGAATGACACTCATTGAGGTGAATTAA
- a CDS encoding L-threonylcarbamoyladenylate synthase encodes MMPDDYTFEDGFMPDGSIVIFPTDTTFGIACRLYDNEALRRITQLKNNTQFNYAVLCDTLVSINDLAVIDPRAKKLMMAFWPGPLTIILNSTRPHYEKTGEKKIAVRIPNHSSALSLIKKNGPLITTSLSTEDQDMLMDLVKIKANFQDKVDYIYEEYNNFYLNLGSTTIDLTENDIRFVRVGSIKESDILTVVNNTNYHI; translated from the coding sequence ATGATGCCGGATGATTATACCTTTGAAGATGGCTTTATGCCAGATGGGTCGATTGTCATTTTTCCAACCGACACCACCTTTGGGATTGCATGTCGTTTGTATGACAATGAAGCCTTAAGACGTATTACCCAACTCAAAAATAATACCCAATTCAATTACGCTGTATTGTGCGACACATTGGTTTCCATCAATGATTTAGCTGTGATAGATCCACGTGCCAAGAAACTCATGATGGCATTTTGGCCGGGACCTTTAACGATCATTTTAAATAGCACTAGACCCCATTATGAGAAGACTGGCGAGAAAAAAATCGCTGTTCGTATTCCAAACCACTCGAGTGCTTTAAGTTTGATTAAGAAAAACGGTCCACTCATAACAACCTCGTTATCTACTGAAGACCAAGACATGCTCATGGATTTGGTAAAAATAAAAGCGAATTTCCAAGACAAAGTCGACTATATATACGAAGAATACAACAATTTTTATTTAAACCTTGGCTCTACAACCATTGATTTAACTGAAAATGATATTCGATTCGTGCGTGTGGGGTCGATCAAAGAGTCCGATATATTAACGGTTGTAAACAATACGAATTACCACATTTAG
- a CDS encoding thioredoxin domain-containing protein, whose amino-acid sequence MKKISIMIALLFVLTTSACTTKPKTYAELESLHLEGWYDVDTVITDGLFLVFYYSPRCPDCKSIETDFVEIINRRGNRYEVYLMISMDVEKQGTPPVTLRGVPALFVYQDKVFIEMILGTVQVIDYLESL is encoded by the coding sequence ATGAAAAAAATATCGATTATGATTGCACTATTGTTTGTATTGACAACAAGTGCTTGTACAACAAAACCGAAAACATATGCTGAGCTTGAGTCCCTTCATCTCGAAGGCTGGTATGACGTTGACACCGTGATAACCGATGGGCTATTTTTGGTCTTTTACTATTCACCAAGATGCCCTGACTGCAAATCGATTGAAACTGATTTTGTAGAAATCATCAATAGGCGTGGAAATCGATATGAAGTTTACTTGATGATTTCAATGGATGTGGAAAAACAGGGTACACCCCCTGTGACATTGCGTGGCGTTCCAGCGTTGTTTGTTTACCAAGATAAAGTATTTATTGAGATGATACTCGGCACGGTTCAAGTGATCGATTATTTGGAATCATTATAG
- the dnaB gene encoding replicative DNA helicase: MSRIMPFSLEAEQSVLGSVFLNPAVMVGLMDKLNDEDFYDRRNQKIFFALRNLYNRGDKLDYTTVSTELAQMGAMKEVGVGYLSEITDLVPTTANLDAYVDIVKDYALKRAVIDAATKIMDDGFNDQIKATEFIDDAEKKIFELVRRRKASEFIRIDQVAHEVKEKAESRRNKGALTGLSTGFSIFDQITSGLQPEELIILAARPSMGKSAFAMNIALNVAKHNANGGASVAVFSLEMSNEQLVGRMLASESRVENRRIKTGELTPKEWQFVDTAVESLGRLNVYFDDSSAISVQDIRSKCRKLRQEGKLDFVVIDYLQLIKGDEGKNGSSNVNRQEEVAKISRQLKTMARELHIPVMALSQLSRGVEKRDDKRPVLADLRESGSIEQDADIVLFLYRDEYYSHGQVDNGETELQFAKNRQGSVGNVLLYKFEKEYSRFLQITQRDDEPRN; the protein is encoded by the coding sequence ATGAGCCGTATCATGCCATTTAGCCTTGAAGCTGAACAATCGGTTTTGGGGTCGGTATTCCTTAATCCAGCCGTGATGGTTGGTTTAATGGACAAATTGAATGACGAAGATTTTTATGATCGCAGAAATCAAAAAATCTTTTTTGCCTTAAGAAATCTCTATAACCGTGGCGATAAATTGGACTATACCACCGTATCAACTGAACTCGCTCAAATGGGGGCGATGAAAGAGGTTGGTGTAGGTTACTTATCAGAAATTACCGATTTGGTACCCACCACAGCAAACTTAGATGCTTATGTCGATATCGTTAAAGATTACGCACTTAAACGCGCTGTCATCGATGCTGCGACCAAAATCATGGACGATGGCTTCAATGACCAAATTAAGGCTACAGAGTTCATTGATGACGCTGAGAAGAAGATATTCGAACTCGTTAGACGTCGTAAAGCCAGTGAATTCATTCGCATTGATCAAGTGGCACATGAAGTTAAGGAAAAAGCTGAAAGCAGACGAAACAAAGGCGCCCTCACAGGGTTATCCACAGGCTTCTCCATTTTCGACCAAATCACCTCAGGGCTTCAACCCGAAGAATTGATCATCCTCGCGGCTCGCCCATCCATGGGTAAATCTGCGTTCGCGATGAATATCGCATTGAACGTAGCCAAACACAACGCCAATGGGGGTGCATCAGTCGCGGTATTCTCCCTAGAAATGAGCAATGAACAACTCGTTGGTCGTATGTTAGCCAGTGAATCACGCGTTGAAAATAGAAGAATCAAAACCGGTGAATTGACACCAAAAGAGTGGCAATTCGTGGATACTGCGGTGGAATCTTTAGGTAGACTCAATGTCTATTTCGATGATTCATCCGCCATCTCTGTTCAAGACATCCGTTCAAAATGCCGTAAACTTCGTCAAGAAGGTAAATTGGACTTTGTCGTCATCGACTACTTACAGTTGATCAAGGGTGATGAAGGTAAAAACGGTTCTTCCAATGTCAATAGACAGGAAGAAGTTGCGAAAATTTCTCGTCAATTAAAAACCATGGCCAGAGAATTACATATCCCAGTCATGGCCTTATCTCAGTTATCTCGTGGTGTTGAAAAACGTGACGATAAACGTCCCGTCTTAGCGGACTTAAGAGAATCTGGATCGATTGAACAAGATGCCGATATCGTCTTATTCTTATACCGTGATGAGTACTATTCGCATGGTCAAGTGGATAACGGCGAAACTGAACTACAGTTTGCGAAAAACCGTCAAGGTTCCGTTGGCAACGTCTTACTCTACAAATTTGAAAAAGAATATTCAAGGTTCTTACAAATCACACAACGTGATGATGAACCACGAAACTAA
- a CDS encoding rhodanese-like domain-containing protein, whose translation MKKLLVLMIAFFAVVGLSACEKKETYELPEEITMANIDEYLEYPNVDFVDLRNWQDKMNGGYIRGSHMIPFFQYLEQEQILVRVDGWTFTPEAIKDEEALRNLFDEDMNIVLFCAGGTRAGFVKEALEYLGYEHVWNAGAIGDYTGPAKVFGDGSYTFPPAA comes from the coding sequence ATGAAAAAATTATTAGTCTTGATGATTGCATTTTTTGCTGTCGTAGGTCTTTCTGCATGCGAAAAGAAAGAAACTTACGAATTGCCAGAAGAAATTACTATGGCAAACATTGATGAGTATTTGGAATACCCAAATGTGGATTTTGTGGATTTAAGAAACTGGCAAGATAAGATGAATGGAGGATACATTAGAGGTTCTCACATGATTCCTTTCTTCCAATACTTAGAACAAGAACAAATTCTTGTAAGAGTGGATGGTTGGACATTTACACCAGAAGCCATTAAAGATGAAGAAGCTTTACGTAATCTTTTTGATGAAGATATGAACATCGTTTTATTTTGCGCAGGCGGAACAAGAGCGGGATTCGTTAAAGAAGCTTTAGAATATCTTGGTTATGAACATGTGTGGAATGCAGGTGCTATCGGTGATTATACTGGCCCAGCAAAAGTCTTCGGTGATGGTTCTTACACTTTCCCACCAGCAGCTTAA
- the typA gene encoding translational GTPase TypA yields MEIRNVAIIAHVDHGKTTLVDELLKQSERRNTHELIQERAMDSNDIERERGITILAKNTAIEYKGYRINILDTPGHADFGGEVERIMNMVDAVVLVVDAYEGAMPQTRFVLKKALEAKLKPIVVINKIDRAFARPLEAVNEVLDLFIELNADESQLDFPIVYASGIKGLASFDHEFKDAKNMVPLLDTIIKYVPAPAQEKDLPLQFQPALLDYNDYVGRIGIGKIYQGTIKVNQNVSCMRLDGTIKPFRVQKLFSFLGLNRIEVEEAYAGDIVAIAGLIDINVGETVCEQGKEVALPILHIDEPTVQMTFGTNTSPFAGKEGKFVTASKIEERLYKETQKDVSLRVERLSTKEEWIVSGRGELHLGILIENMRREGFEFQVSRPQVIIQEIEGVKHEPYEFVQVDCPNDVVGTVIEMLGARKGVMGNMISHQNQTRLTYTMPSRGLIGFMTDFMTATKGYGILNHSYLEYRPVEHIDVGNRSTGALVSLLEGMTTAYAIGRLEDRGTMFIEPRASVYEGMIVGVANKEFDLAVNVTQEKQLTNMRSSSKDTTVVLKRPREMSLEACLEFINDDELVEITPKNIRLRKRILRTNERKKFDNYKY; encoded by the coding sequence ATGGAAATTAGAAACGTCGCAATCATCGCTCACGTCGACCACGGTAAGACAACGCTCGTCGATGAATTGTTAAAACAATCTGAGCGTAGAAATACACACGAACTCATCCAAGAGCGTGCTATGGACTCCAATGACATCGAAAGAGAACGCGGGATTACCATTCTTGCAAAAAATACCGCGATTGAATATAAGGGTTACCGAATCAACATTTTAGATACCCCAGGTCATGCTGACTTTGGTGGTGAAGTAGAACGTATCATGAACATGGTCGATGCCGTTGTACTGGTTGTCGATGCATATGAAGGCGCGATGCCTCAAACCAGATTCGTATTAAAAAAAGCGTTAGAAGCGAAACTCAAACCCATTGTGGTTATCAATAAAATTGACCGTGCTTTCGCAAGACCACTCGAAGCAGTCAACGAAGTATTGGATTTATTCATTGAGCTCAATGCCGATGAATCCCAATTAGACTTCCCAATCGTATATGCATCAGGCATTAAAGGCTTGGCTTCTTTTGACCACGAGTTCAAAGATGCGAAAAACATGGTTCCTTTGCTAGATACGATCATTAAATATGTACCAGCACCTGCACAAGAAAAAGACTTGCCATTACAATTTCAACCAGCACTGTTAGACTATAACGATTATGTTGGTAGAATTGGGATTGGTAAAATTTATCAAGGCACCATCAAAGTCAATCAAAATGTCAGCTGCATGCGTTTAGATGGCACCATCAAACCATTCAGAGTTCAAAAATTATTCTCATTCTTAGGATTAAACCGTATTGAAGTAGAAGAGGCTTATGCTGGTGACATCGTCGCAATTGCAGGGCTCATTGATATCAACGTTGGTGAAACGGTTTGTGAACAAGGCAAAGAAGTGGCTTTACCGATTTTACACATCGATGAACCAACTGTCCAAATGACATTTGGTACCAATACATCTCCGTTTGCAGGTAAAGAAGGCAAATTCGTTACCGCTTCTAAGATTGAAGAAAGACTCTATAAGGAAACCCAAAAAGACGTTTCATTACGCGTTGAACGTTTAAGTACTAAAGAAGAATGGATCGTCTCTGGTCGTGGTGAATTACATTTAGGTATTTTAATTGAAAACATGCGTCGTGAAGGCTTTGAATTCCAAGTGTCTAGACCACAAGTCATCATTCAAGAAATCGAAGGCGTCAAACATGAACCTTATGAATTCGTACAAGTAGACTGTCCAAACGATGTGGTTGGTACGGTCATTGAAATGTTGGGTGCTCGTAAGGGTGTCATGGGTAACATGATTTCTCACCAAAATCAAACCCGTTTGACTTATACGATGCCAAGCCGTGGATTAATTGGCTTTATGACTGATTTTATGACCGCTACCAAAGGTTACGGGATACTAAACCATTCCTACCTTGAATACCGTCCTGTGGAACACATCGATGTCGGTAATCGCTCTACTGGTGCGTTGGTGTCCTTATTAGAAGGCATGACTACCGCTTACGCCATTGGTCGTCTTGAAGATCGCGGTACGATGTTCATCGAACCTCGCGCATCCGTTTATGAAGGGATGATTGTTGGGGTTGCGAACAAAGAATTCGATTTGGCTGTCAACGTCACTCAAGAAAAACAATTAACGAACATGAGAAGCTCCTCCAAAGACACCACCGTTGTCTTAAAAAGACCACGAGAAATGTCATTAGAAGCTTGTTTGGAATTCATCAATGATGACGAGTTGGTTGAAATCACACCTAAGAATATTCGTTTGAGAAAACGTATTTTAAGAACCAACGAACGTAAAAAGTTTGATAACTATAAATATTAA
- the rpiB gene encoding ribose 5-phosphate isomerase B gives MIAIGSDHAGYELKQQLIAYFKEKGIPYQDFGTDGLASVDYPDYGIKVGEAVVSGNYAFGIVICGTGIGISISANKVKGVRAALIYDENTARLAKQHNNANVIALGGRTHPFELAVKLVETFRNETYEPRHQKRLDKLSIYEKEHCK, from the coding sequence ATGATTGCAATCGGCAGTGACCACGCTGGGTATGAACTAAAACAACAACTCATTGCGTATTTTAAAGAAAAGGGAATCCCTTATCAAGATTTTGGGACCGACGGATTGGCTTCAGTAGATTATCCTGATTATGGGATTAAAGTAGGCGAAGCAGTAGTCTCAGGCAATTACGCATTCGGTATTGTCATTTGCGGGACAGGTATTGGCATTTCGATATCCGCTAATAAAGTAAAAGGGGTTAGAGCAGCCCTCATCTATGATGAAAACACCGCTCGTTTAGCAAAACAACACAACAATGCCAATGTGATTGCACTTGGCGGTAGAACCCACCCATTTGAACTAGCAGTGAAATTGGTAGAAACCTTTAGAAATGAAACCTATGAACCTAGACACCAAAAACGTTTAGATAAATTATCCATATATGAAAAGGAGCACTGCAAATGA
- a CDS encoding YwaF family protein, which produces MILTPEVFGMKHLSGSLVTIVFIVLFLWLSLRPSVNRKVILRMSALLLIALELFKYTYTIATDGSIGAYMYPFNLCSFSLYVMPIVAFGKGKFARFMTPFTYAVGLLAGLLVLLYPSNVLGNSDQWFPVTEVLPFHSFIYHGNMIFFSIYLAMSKSYVPKFLDFTKALLVLLLSAAFANVLNFILDTDYMLLHYGNGSPFQFVIEDVSYVAYLGVMSLVGLVLIILLFLPTAFQSKKIKG; this is translated from the coding sequence ATGATATTAACACCCGAAGTATTTGGGATGAAACATTTGTCTGGTTCATTGGTAACCATTGTATTCATCGTTTTGTTTTTATGGCTCTCTTTAAGACCATCCGTCAATCGAAAAGTGATTCTTCGAATGAGTGCTTTACTCTTAATCGCACTAGAATTATTCAAATATACGTATACCATTGCAACCGATGGGAGCATTGGTGCCTATATGTATCCATTTAACTTGTGCAGTTTTTCATTGTATGTGATGCCGATTGTAGCCTTTGGTAAAGGTAAATTCGCAAGGTTTATGACACCGTTTACCTACGCTGTCGGTTTATTAGCAGGGTTGTTGGTTTTACTATACCCATCGAATGTCTTAGGTAATTCCGATCAATGGTTCCCAGTCACTGAAGTATTGCCATTCCATAGTTTCATTTATCACGGCAACATGATTTTCTTTTCCATCTATTTGGCGATGTCAAAATCCTATGTGCCTAAATTTTTGGACTTTACCAAAGCTCTACTCGTGTTGTTGTTATCTGCGGCGTTCGCGAATGTCCTAAATTTCATCCTCGATACCGATTATATGTTATTACATTACGGCAATGGCAGTCCATTCCAATTCGTGATTGAAGATGTGAGCTATGTGGCATATCTAGGTGTGATGTCGTTGGTAGGATTGGTATTGATCATATTATTGTTCTTACCCACAGCGTTTCAGTCTAAAAAAATAAAGGGCTAA
- a CDS encoding Dps family protein, translating to MNKLEHLLNKEVANFAVLYTKLHNFHWYVKGPLFFQLHAKFEELYDQVTEIYDEIAERILMIGGKPVATLKGNLELASLQEASGLETKDEMIKSVINDFRQVDAELKEGIKLAEEAEDDVTVDLLTTTRGALQKHIWMLSELLK from the coding sequence ATGAATAAACTAGAGCATTTATTAAACAAAGAAGTTGCCAATTTCGCTGTTTTATACACGAAATTACACAACTTCCACTGGTACGTTAAAGGTCCACTATTCTTCCAATTGCACGCGAAATTTGAAGAATTATATGATCAAGTGACCGAAATTTATGATGAAATTGCTGAAAGAATCTTAATGATTGGTGGTAAACCTGTCGCAACCCTTAAAGGCAACCTAGAACTAGCAAGCCTACAAGAAGCTTCTGGATTAGAAACCAAGGATGAAATGATTAAGAGTGTCATCAATGACTTTAGACAAGTGGATGCTGAGCTTAAAGAAGGCATCAAATTGGCTGAGGAAGCTGAAGATGACGTAACTGTGGATTTATTAACAACCACTCGTGGTGCACTTCAAAAACACATTTGGATGTTGTCAGAATTACTTAAATAA
- the prfA gene encoding peptide chain release factor 1: protein MFERLDLILKRYQEITQLLMDPEISADIKKMTTLLKEQRSIEKTVVTYQNYLSKQEQIEGLKLMAEDNDPEISEMANMELLDIENALVELEETLKILLLPKDPNDDKNVIVEIKGAAGGDEGNIFAGDLYRMYARFAEANRWKIEMLNADEGAMGGFTSIEFMISGDNVYSSLKYESGVHRVQRVPETESQGRIHTSTATVLVMPEAEEVEIDVSWNDIRVDTYNSSGPGGQSVNTTKSAVRLTHVPTGTVVACQEGKSQHENKDKAFRLLKTRIYDAILQEQNEKETTQRRSLVGRGDRSEKIRTYNYPQNRVTDHRINLTLQRLDAIMEGRLELVLEPLLNEFQRRQLAGDQA from the coding sequence ATGTTTGAAAGATTAGACCTCATACTAAAGAGATATCAAGAAATTACACAATTATTGATGGACCCTGAAATCTCAGCGGACATCAAAAAAATGACGACACTTTTGAAGGAACAACGCTCGATTGAAAAGACCGTTGTCACCTATCAAAACTACTTATCGAAACAAGAACAAATTGAAGGCTTGAAGCTCATGGCAGAAGATAATGACCCAGAAATTTCTGAAATGGCTAACATGGAATTGCTAGACATTGAAAATGCTTTGGTTGAACTTGAAGAAACCCTCAAAATTTTATTATTACCGAAAGACCCAAACGATGACAAAAACGTTATTGTTGAAATCAAAGGGGCGGCCGGTGGTGATGAGGGTAACATTTTTGCGGGAGATTTATACCGCATGTATGCTCGATTTGCTGAAGCCAACCGCTGGAAGATTGAAATGTTGAATGCCGATGAAGGCGCGATGGGTGGATTTACCTCCATCGAATTTATGATTTCCGGCGATAACGTGTACTCATCACTCAAATATGAGTCAGGTGTACACCGTGTTCAACGTGTGCCTGAAACCGAGTCACAAGGCCGTATTCATACCTCTACTGCAACCGTATTGGTCATGCCGGAAGCGGAAGAAGTCGAAATCGATGTCTCATGGAACGATATCCGTGTCGATACCTATAACTCATCCGGTCCAGGGGGACAATCCGTCAACACCACCAAATCCGCTGTCCGATTAACCCACGTACCTACAGGCACTGTGGTTGCCTGCCAAGAAGGTAAATCACAACACGAAAATAAAGACAAAGCATTTAGATTATTAAAGACCAGAATCTACGATGCCATCTTACAAGAACAAAATGAAAAAGAAACCACACAACGCCGTTCATTGGTAGGGCGTGGTGATCGTTCTGAAAAGATTCGCACGTACAACTACCCACAAAATCGTGTTACGGACCACCGTATCAATCTAACTTTACAACGTTTGGATGCCATCATGGAAGGCAGACTTGAATTGGTATTAGAACCACTCCTAAATGAATTCCAACGTAGACAATTGGCTGGCGATCAAGCATGA